The following are encoded together in the Thiobacillus sp. SCUT-2 genome:
- the pip gene encoding prolyl aminopeptidase, whose amino-acid sequence MPEASALYPPVSPHASGMLDTGGIHRVYWETSGSPDGIPVLFVHGGPGSGTSPNQRRFFDPARYRIVLFDQRGCGRSTPHGELADNTTPHLIADMEALRAALGIGQWLLFGGSWGSTLALAYAEAHPARCLGLVLRGIFLCRRSEIDWFLHGIRAFFPEAQRQLAEFIPEAERSDLLAAYHRRLLDSDPAVHQPAAWQWATFEASCSTLLPSAELIAAFGTEKTALSLARIETHYFMNDIFLPDNSLLANVGRLRDIPAVIVQGRYDAVCPIVSADELARAWPEARYVVVPDAGHSAFEPGIARELVAACDRFAACGGFA is encoded by the coding sequence ATGCCCGAAGCCTCCGCCCTGTATCCGCCCGTCAGCCCCCATGCCAGCGGCATGCTGGACACGGGCGGCATCCACCGCGTCTACTGGGAAACCTCCGGCAGCCCGGACGGGATCCCGGTGCTGTTCGTCCACGGCGGCCCCGGCTCGGGCACCTCGCCCAACCAGCGGCGCTTCTTCGACCCGGCGCGCTACCGCATCGTGCTGTTCGACCAGCGCGGCTGCGGCCGCTCGACCCCGCACGGCGAGCTCGCCGACAACACCACGCCGCACCTGATCGCCGACATGGAGGCGTTGCGTGCCGCGCTCGGCATCGGGCAATGGCTGCTATTCGGCGGCTCGTGGGGCTCGACGCTCGCGCTCGCCTACGCGGAAGCGCATCCCGCGCGTTGCCTGGGTCTGGTCCTGCGCGGCATCTTCCTCTGCCGCCGGAGCGAAATCGACTGGTTCCTCCACGGCATCCGCGCGTTCTTTCCCGAGGCTCAGCGCCAGCTCGCGGAATTCATCCCGGAGGCCGAGCGCAGCGACCTCCTCGCCGCCTACCACCGCCGCCTGCTGGACTCCGATCCTGCCGTCCACCAGCCGGCCGCGTGGCAGTGGGCGACCTTCGAGGCATCGTGTTCGACGCTGCTCCCCAGCGCCGAGCTGATCGCCGCCTTCGGCACCGAGAAGACCGCACTGTCCCTCGCCCGCATCGAGACCCATTACTTCATGAACGACATCTTCCTCCCCGACAACAGCCTGCTCGCCAACGTCGGCCGCCTGCGCGACATCCCGGCCGTCATCGTGCAGGGCCGCTACGACGCGGTCTGCCCGATCGTGTCGGCGGACGAGCTGGCGCGTGCCTGGCCGGAAGCCCGCTACGTGGTCGTGCCGGACGCCGGGCACTCCGCGTTCGAGCCCGGCATCGCGCGCGAGCTCGTCGCGGCGTGCGATCGCTTCGCCGCATGCGGGGGATTCGCCTGA
- a CDS encoding tetratricopeptide repeat protein codes for MRGIRLMSLSPYVFDASAENFNRLVLENSHKGPVLVHFWTPKAGPCFVLMPRLVKLATEYGGKFLLVMLNADELPELARRFGVNSVPTVKFFWRGEVAHTIHGADPDSSFRAVLDRFIAGDANRAHALGVAAWQAGRIEDARMLLANAAMAEPDNLAIPRDLAKLLWAEGDGEQALKLLDSLPPEARTAPELATLHAHLRLAEAARLAPPLAELDARIARDARDLEARYQRAARRLAEDDFEAAMAELLAIACTDRGFQHDIGRISLLALFDLLGATHPLTQRYRRALSESLH; via the coding sequence ATGCGGGGGATTCGCCTGATGTCGCTGTCGCCCTACGTCTTCGATGCCAGCGCGGAGAACTTCAACCGCCTGGTGCTGGAAAACTCGCACAAGGGACCGGTGCTGGTGCACTTCTGGACCCCCAAGGCCGGCCCCTGCTTCGTCCTCATGCCGCGCCTCGTGAAGCTGGCGACCGAGTACGGCGGCAAGTTCCTCCTGGTCATGCTGAACGCCGACGAATTGCCCGAGCTGGCACGCCGCTTCGGCGTGAACTCGGTGCCGACCGTGAAGTTCTTCTGGCGCGGCGAGGTGGCCCACACGATCCACGGCGCCGACCCCGACAGCAGCTTCCGCGCGGTGCTCGACCGTTTCATCGCGGGTGACGCGAACCGCGCCCACGCACTCGGCGTCGCCGCCTGGCAGGCCGGCCGGATCGAGGATGCGCGGATGCTGCTCGCCAATGCCGCGATGGCCGAGCCCGACAATCTTGCCATCCCGCGCGACCTCGCCAAGCTGCTGTGGGCCGAGGGCGACGGCGAACAGGCGCTGAAGCTGCTCGACAGCCTGCCGCCCGAGGCGCGCACGGCGCCGGAGCTCGCGACGCTGCATGCCCATCTGCGCCTCGCGGAAGCCGCACGCCTGGCGCCGCCGCTCGCGGAGCTCGATGCACGCATCGCGCGCGACGCCAGGGATCTCGAGGCCCGCTACCAGCGCGCCGCGCGCCGGCTCGCCGAAGACGACTTCGAAGCCGCGATGGCGGAGCTGCTGGCCATCGCCTGCACCGATCGCGGCTTTCAACACGATATCGGCCGCATCAGCCTGCTCGCCCTGTTCGACCTGCTCGGCGCGACGCATCCGCTGACGCAGCGCTACCGCCGGGCCCTGTCCGAATCGCTGCATTGA